One window of Vitis riparia cultivar Riparia Gloire de Montpellier isolate 1030 chromosome 5, EGFV_Vit.rip_1.0, whole genome shotgun sequence genomic DNA carries:
- the LOC117913958 gene encoding uncharacterized protein LOC117913958, which yields MNMRKKILRLIVKVFLNDWLLRVFILVSLFSQIQLLLLGNRRKYTPGNWLRSIIWQAYATKDAIIDISIGALFKWQGTSEDNSSQQNDLIKAFWLPFLLQHLGGPDTITAYSLEDNELWKRQFIQLLLKFVWASSIFLRSWKSRPLNIITIPMFVTGLIKYGEKTWFLRSASSNHFRKTKIRHEENSDTETIHTEPRDEESSDEEPSCACECYAAFMAEYDGVSYAAFMTGCDCKKAEVENTPSPDPRNESILVAAPLQKAIEFFPKFKRLFTDVVLKPTYLEQSKSFFNNISWKQAFEVIEIELGFIYDIFYTKPMKVSDEWGLVRRFICLFSEISTFIGFMKIDGHECSTTDVIITWLLLVGAIVEEIYSIILLCSSDRTMNWLNKQGKTRVTRICKAISSCRLPYLFPANKRWSDSMARYNLISYSLKNLPIKFSEVWKFFCIPRMLDECSSKNSDVPKYLKKLIFEQLQEKSRHAPGIKEAKELCADRGKRTLEEMKCFCTLRWSIEGEFDACILLWHVATDLCYYTDLNKKSSPTENSNREASKLLSDYMVYLLVKHPVMLPDGIGQIRFQDSCAKATEIFKCVKDRIQACERLLLQVNTEIPPLKVKGERSKSVLSDACRLAKSLQSLEKKEEWNCEKKWEMMSRVWVEMLCYASCHCPPNRHAEELKNGGELLTHVWLLMAHFGITEHVYLD from the coding sequence ATGaatatgagaaagaaaattttgcgcCTAATTGTGAAAGTATTTCTTAATGACTGGCTACTCCGTGTATTCATTTTAGTCAGCCTCTTCTCACAAATACAGCTCCTCCTCCTGGGCAACAGGAGAAAATATACACCAGGAAACTGGCTTAGATCCATCATTTGGCAAGCTTACGCAACAAAAGATGCGATAATTGATATTTCTATTGGCGCGCTCTTCAAGTGGCAAGGAACCAGTGAAGATAACTCATCACAACAAAACGACTTGATAAAGGCATTTTGGCTACCATTTCTGCTACAGCACCTTGGAGGCCCGGACACCATCACAGCCTATTCTTTGGAAGACaatgaattgtggaaaagacaattcATTCAGCTACTCTTGAAGTTTGTGTGGGCATCGAGCATCTTTTTAAGGTCCTGGAAGAGCAGACCACTCAATATTATAACCATTCCAATGTTTGTGACAGGACTGATCAAGTACGGGGAGAAAACTTGGTTTCTAAGGTCCGCAAGCTCCAATCATTTTAGAAAAACCAAGATCCGTCATGAGGAGAATAGTGATACGGAGACCATTCATACGGAGCCCAGAGATGAGGAGTCCAGCGATGAGGAGCCCAGCTGTGCGTGTGAGTGTTATGCCGCATTCATGGCAGAGTATGATGGGGTCAGTTATGCCGCATTCATGACAGGGTGTGATTGCAAGAAAGCTGAGGTGGAGAATACACCTTCGCCAGACCCCAGAAATGAAAGTATCCTAGTTGCAGCCCCTTTGCAAAAGGCTATTGAATTCTTCCCCAAGTTCAAGCGTTTATTTACAGATGTCGTCCTTAAGCCGACATATCTTGAACAAAGCAAGTCCTTCTTCAATAATATATCTTGGAAACAAGCTTTCGAAGTGATTGAGATTGAGCTTGGGTTCATTTATGACATCTTCTATACCAAGCCAATGAAGGTTTCTGATGAATGGGGTTTGGTACGCCGTTTCATCTGTCTATTTTCAGAAATCTCAACATTCATCGGCTTCATGAAAATTGACGGGCATGAGTGCTCAACTACTGACGTGATTATAACATGGTTGTTGCTGGTTGGAGCAATTGTTGAGGAGATTTATTCTATTATTCTACTGTGTTCCTCTGACAGGACCATGAATTGGTTGAACAAGCAAGGAAAAACACGAGTGACTCGGATCTGCAAAGCCATATCGAGTTGCCGACTACCTTATCTCTTCCCTGCAAACAAGAGATGGTCTGATTCCATGGCACGGTACAATCTAATAAGTTACAGCCTCAAAAATTTGCCTATCAAGTTCAGTGAGGTCTGGAAGTTCTTTTGCATTCCTCGGATGTTGGATGAATGTTCTTCTAAGAATTCAGATGTCcccaaatatttgaaaaaattgatctttGAACAGCTTCAGGAGAAATCAAGGCATGCCCCAGGCATTAAGGAAGCCAAGGAATTATGTGCTGACAGAGGAAAACGGACGCTAGAAGAGATGAAATGTTTCTGTACGTTACGCTGGAGCATTGAGGGAGAATTCGATGCGTGCATTCTCCTCTGGCACGTGGCAACTGATCTCTGCTACTATACTGATCTAAACAAAAAATCAAGCCCTACCGAGAACTCAAACCGTGAAGCAAGCAAGCTGCTATCAGATTATATGGTGTATCTTCTGGTCAAGCACCCCGTTATGTTGCCTGATGGAATTGGACAAATCCGATTTCAAGACAGCTGTGCTAAGGCCACGGAGATTTTTAAGTGTGTAAAAGATAGAATCCAAGCTTGTGAAAGGTTACTTCTTCAAGTGAACACTGAAATTCCACCATTGAAAGTGAAAGGAGAAAGAAGCAAGTCAGTGTTATCCGATGCCTGCAGGCTGGCCAAGTCTTTGCAATCCCTGGAGAAAAAAGAGGAATGGAACTGTGAAAAGAAGTGGGAGATGATGAGTCGTGTGTGGGTAGAGATGCTATGTTATGCTTCATGTCACTGTCCACCGAATCGCCATGCTGAGGAGCTAAAGAATGGTGGAGAGCTGCTTACTCATGTCTGGCTTCTGATGGCTCATTTTGGTATTACTGAACATGTATACCTGGATTAG
- the LOC117915293 gene encoding disease resistance protein RPM1-like codes for MKAFMYYDTNKPVSWWDEMTQMVKAFLSDKRFLIVLDDAHCVSCFNEIIAAFQDTMSGRTMILTTCEMSLLSNLKLRSVHHAWRLRGDDESWVLFTYAMKVNILLELLNLRSEIVRKCGGLPMAMVKLADDLSQKDAAIKEWSSVLQQFNGDHDLWSNTLNKINEDLPLQMKRCLFYCRLFPQDFAIPARRLCCGLQRVWCNQGERMNLQKMLQRCLIKLIAQGMVQMINKKPNGNVNSCRLPDALRQHWLSKAQQATFLQVQANTRSELSQSTGLTHHLADHLDKEDASFDHIHGGYNIASTSLMPQYCLTDHLDKEGRKAGEDIGNFLHRCISSSFLLLLRVLDLENVYRPKLPRELGKITRLRYLGLGWTFLEMIPSSVSKLQNLQTLDLKHTSISTLPNSIWKMRQLKHLYLSESYLSKFTSQPQARFPTALQTLWGLLIDEETPVKDGLDKLINLRKLGLACRLIPSQQGTMSLQLETVADWILKLNCLESLRLKSVDTNNQPWDLVLKPLSELEEFRGIAYDIEDVIDDLTLKSAATRRRSRVHKKLEQIKAKIYDVSRGPASYAFIPAQPVEEQNIANTVVSGYRETYSSFSSVVASSSSEKEGQKVTG; via the exons ATGAAAGCATTTATGTACTACGACACTAACAAGCCAGTAAGTTGGTGGGATGAGATGACACAGATGGTCAAAGCTTTCCTGAGTGATAAGAGGTTTCTCATAGTTCTAGATGATGCCCACTGTGTCTcttgttttaatgaaatcataGCAGCATTCCAAGACACAATGAGTGGGAGGACAATGATTCTAACCACATGTGAAATGAGTTTGCTTTCAAATCTCAAATTGAGGAGTGTTCATCATGCATGGCGATTACGAGGAGATGATGAGAGTTGGGTATTATTTACTTATGCCATGAAGGTAAACATACTATTAGAACTACTAAATCTGAGAAGTGAAATTGTGAGAAAATGTGGGGGGTTGCCAATGGCAATGGTAAAATTGGCAGATGATTTGTCACAGAAGGATGCAGCCATTAAGGAATGGTCCAGTGTGCTCCAGCAGTTTAATGGAGACCATGACCTATGGTCTAATACCTTGAACAAGATCAACGAGGATTTGCCCTTGCAGATGAAGCGATGTCTGTTTTATTGCAGGCTATTTCCTCAAGATTTTGCGATTCCAGCAAGAAGATTATGTTGTGGCTTGCAGAGGGTTTGGTGCAACCAGGGGGAAAGAATGAATCTCCAGAAGATGTTGCAGAGGTGCTTGATAAAGTTGATAGCTCAGGGCATGGTTCAAATGATAAACAAGAAGCCTAATGGGAATGTTAACTCATGTCGCCTTCCTGATGCCCTACGACAGCACTGGTTATCAAAAGCTCAACAAGCTACATTTCTTCAAGTTCAGGCTAACACAAGATCTGAGTTGTCCCAAAGCACTGGTCTAACCCACCACCTTGCTGATCACTTAGATAAAGAAGATGCCAGCTTTGATCATATCCACGGTGGCTACAACATTGCTTCCACATCATTGATGCCTCAGTACTGCCTTACTGATCACTTGgataaagaaggaagaaaagcaGGAGAAGACATAGGAAACTTTCTTCATAGATGCATTTCTAGCAGTTTCCTCCTATTACTAAGGGTTCTTGATCTTGAAAATGTATACAGGCCTAAGTTGCCCAGGGAACTTGGTAAAATAACTCGACTGAGGTACCTTGGCTTGGGATGGACTTTCCTGGAGATGATTCCCTCATCTGTAAGCAAGCTGCAAAACCTCCAAACATTGGATTTGAAGCATACTAGCATCAGTACTCTTCCTAACTCAATATGGAAGATGCGACAGCTGAAACATTTATACTTGAGTGAGAGTTATCTAAGTAAATTCACGTCTCAACCACAAGCAAGGTTTCCAACAGCTCTCCAGACCTTGTGGGGATTACTTATAGATGAGGAGACTCCAGTGAAGGATGGCTTAGACAAATTGATCAATCTTAGAAAATTGGGATTGGCATGTCGGTTAATTCCATCTCAACAGGGGACAATGTCGTTACAATTGGAGACAGTGGCTGATTGGATTTTGAAGCTGAACTGTCTTGAATCTCTGAGACTGAAATCAGTTGATACTAATAATCAACCTTGGGATCTAGTCCTAAAGCCTTTGTCTG AACTAGAGGAGTTCAGGGGCATTGCCTATGATATAGAGGATGTAATTGATGACCTGACACTGAAATCAGCAGCAACAAGAAGGAGAAGTAGAGTTCACAAGAAGCTGGAGCAGATCAAAgctaagatctatgatgtcAGTAGAGGGCCAGCTTCTTACGCTTTCATACCAGCTCAACCAGTAGAGGAACAGAACATAGCCAACACAGTCGTTTCCGGTTATAGAGAAACTTACAGCTCTTTTAGCTCAGTTGTAGCTTCGTCCTCAAGTGAGAAGGAAGGCCAGAAGGTTACAGGATGA